From one Mangrovibacterium diazotrophicum genomic stretch:
- a CDS encoding cation:proton antiporter, producing the protein MEEFHINILNVSAVLLSAYLGGIAIRKIGYPAILGELLIGILLGPGLLGWLELTPSIKVLSEIGIILLMVYIGMEIDFHDLKKASWPGLLAAIGGFFVPFALGYFTIVWFGGKPMAGLFVAIAIGVTSLATKSRILIDLKLLNTRIAYVMMAGALISDTLALVIFSGITNFAESSAIDMQQLLLIGAKIAAFFGITISIGVFVLPRLGKYISKSGLKNSTAYFTIILIVAFGYCELAELAGMHSILGAFMAGLFIKGNLFPKNISKELNKAFYDVSIGFMAPIFFVSAGFFVDINVFKTDLGLLILITALAVIGKIIGTALFYLPSRNGWREGLTIGTGMNGRGAVEIIIAEIGLRMGIIDNTIFSILVFMAIFTTLTVPVLLSWTANWLRRRGELVYMEKRKGTLILGVNPLSLWLAKRLMGSQQVMLIDNNREMVKRAQSQGLNCIYGNALNEDSFAETSPENLSAFIGLTTNSQVNLLAAQLAREAFLIPQVYVAVSGKDSSVGNGLLEKFNAARLFSATVQLPQWFTAISSGKFTENTKTMGKDLPVGEWLKEQNLNFDTALPVLIQNGDGSTRLFRTDDQLKTGEKVILMEKS; encoded by the coding sequence ATGGAAGAATTTCACATTAATATTCTAAATGTCTCTGCTGTCCTATTGTCTGCCTACCTGGGTGGAATTGCCATTCGAAAGATCGGCTATCCCGCTATTCTGGGTGAGTTACTAATCGGTATTCTGCTGGGCCCTGGCTTACTCGGCTGGCTCGAACTGACACCTTCCATTAAGGTACTTTCTGAAATCGGCATCATCCTGCTCATGGTTTACATCGGGATGGAGATTGACTTTCACGACCTTAAAAAAGCCTCGTGGCCCGGACTGCTGGCAGCCATTGGAGGATTTTTCGTTCCCTTCGCTTTAGGCTATTTCACCATTGTGTGGTTTGGCGGAAAACCCATGGCCGGATTATTCGTGGCCATTGCCATTGGGGTGACCTCACTGGCCACCAAGAGCCGAATTTTGATCGATTTGAAACTACTGAACACCCGAATTGCCTACGTCATGATGGCGGGGGCACTCATTTCCGATACGCTGGCATTGGTCATCTTCTCGGGCATTACCAACTTTGCCGAGTCGAGTGCCATCGACATGCAACAACTGCTCCTGATTGGCGCCAAAATCGCGGCCTTTTTCGGTATCACCATTTCAATCGGGGTATTTGTGCTGCCGCGCCTCGGGAAATACATTTCGAAGTCGGGTCTGAAAAACAGTACTGCCTACTTTACCATCATCCTGATTGTTGCCTTCGGTTATTGTGAGCTGGCCGAGCTGGCTGGCATGCACAGCATCCTCGGTGCTTTTATGGCTGGTTTGTTTATCAAGGGAAATCTCTTCCCCAAAAATATTTCCAAGGAACTCAATAAAGCTTTTTACGACGTTTCCATCGGTTTCATGGCACCCATTTTCTTTGTGTCGGCAGGTTTCTTCGTCGATATCAATGTCTTTAAAACCGATTTGGGACTGTTGATCCTGATCACCGCGCTGGCGGTAATTGGTAAAATTATCGGAACGGCCTTGTTCTACCTGCCTTCCCGAAATGGCTGGCGCGAAGGATTGACCATCGGTACAGGCATGAACGGCCGGGGAGCGGTTGAAATCATCATCGCCGAAATTGGCCTGCGCATGGGCATCATCGATAACACCATCTTCTCCATCCTGGTCTTCATGGCCATCTTCACCACGCTCACCGTGCCGGTGTTGCTAAGCTGGACAGCGAACTGGCTGCGCCGCCGAGGCGAATTGGTTTATATGGAAAAACGAAAAGGCACGCTCATTCTGGGTGTGAACCCGCTGAGCCTGTGGCTCGCCAAAAGGTTGATGGGCAGCCAGCAGGTAATGCTGATCGACAACAACCGCGAAATGGTGAAACGGGCGCAATCGCAGGGGCTGAACTGTATTTACGGGAACGCGCTGAACGAGGATAGTTTTGCGGAAACGTCGCCCGAAAACCTCAGCGCCTTCATCGGTCTGACCACCAACAGCCAGGTGAATTTACTGGCCGCTCAGCTGGCACGCGAGGCCTTCCTCATTCCGCAGGTTTATGTGGCTGTTTCGGGAAAAGATTCGAGCGTTGGCAACGGATTGCTGGAGAAATTCAATGCGGCGAGGTTATTCTCGGCAACGGTGCAATTACCGCAATGGTTTACCGCCATCAGTAGCGGCAAGTTTACCGAAAACACGAAAACAATGGGAAAAGATCTTCCTGTTGGCGAATGGCTGAAAGAGCAAAACCTGAATTTCGACACAGCACTCCCGGTGCTGATCCAAAACGGAGATGGCTCTACCCGACTGTTCCGCACCGACGACCAGTTGAAAACCGGCGAAAAAGTGATCCTCATGGAGAAAAGCTAA
- a CDS encoding REP-associated tyrosine transposase, with protein sequence MGQKNKITTGNIYFLTLTVVEWIDIFTRPVCKHLVIDSLNYCISNKELIVYAWCLMSNHLHLIAGTKNDEHLSNIIRDFKKYTNKALIEVIQHPTESRRNWMLNQFWYAGKNNKKIKNYKVWQDGSDAKEIHMREFLEQKLNYIHQNPVKAEIVARPEDYLYSSARDYAGEKGLVEVQFI encoded by the coding sequence ATGGGACAAAAGAATAAAATAACTACCGGGAATATTTATTTTTTGACGCTGACTGTGGTTGAGTGGATCGATATATTTACCCGCCCTGTATGCAAGCACCTAGTTATTGATTCGTTGAATTACTGTATTTCAAATAAAGAACTAATAGTTTATGCCTGGTGTCTGATGTCAAATCACCTACACCTGATCGCCGGGACGAAGAATGACGAGCATTTATCAAACATTATCCGCGATTTCAAAAAGTATACGAATAAAGCATTGATAGAGGTCATTCAGCATCCTACAGAGAGCAGGCGCAATTGGATGTTGAATCAATTTTGGTATGCTGGCAAAAACAATAAGAAAATTAAAAACTACAAAGTCTGGCAAGATGGGAGTGATGCCAAAGAAATTCACATGCGTGAATTTTTGGAGCAAAAACTAAACTACATCCACCAAAACCCAGTAAAGGCAGAAATCGTTGCTCGCCCGGAAGATTATTTATACAGCTCAGCCAGAGATTATGCCGGGGAAAAAGGCCTGGTTGAAGTTCAATTTATTTGA
- a CDS encoding DUF3857 domain-containing protein has protein sequence MKYSLFFILIVAFGFQLAAQNPFSADLIPDSLKENAWAVIRQSETTFKRSTLNKYSMTVHKVITILNPKGERFSGIYVGYDQDSEISELKGYLYDAKGTAIGSIRKNDFSDVAATGSSTLLSDDRAKYFEPAINKYPYTIAYTYTVDYKSILKFSNWIPCEDFYVSVEDAKLTVSSPDEFDIRYKSRNYDFQFEEQKAEGTTTMSWSAKSLKASVYDYGRLGYYEIFPIVIVMPNQFSFDGFEGDFTSWETYGQWVYQLLSGRDELPQSTIAEIEKLTAGITDEHEKVKVLYKYLQQKTRYVAIMYGIGGFQPAPASNVDEKGYGDCKALSNYMRSLLEHVGIRAYYTEIGNGLDQKIIYPEFATASQTNHVILCVPFEQDTTWLECTSQNYPAGYIGTSNSDRYALMITEEGGKLVRTPVYRTNDNRRESTIRLNLSESGPTEVNLQSDFKNGQFEEIFGLAHLSRDDQKKILLRHLDADGLELSDYSVSDLTDTVTMARLNVNGKMSGVCSKAGTRLMVKPSFLFSNDFPKSLSKKRTTALYEPVGYEYCDSLVINLPESYEVEFTPEDKSLENQYGACNYRYQKNEKQMIIERKIHINKGTYEPDQFMMVNLFLAFCDKMDHTGFVLKKNN, from the coding sequence ATGAAATACAGCTTATTTTTCATCCTGATCGTCGCTTTCGGTTTTCAACTGGCAGCACAAAATCCATTCAGTGCCGATTTAATTCCCGATTCATTGAAAGAGAATGCGTGGGCAGTCATCCGTCAATCGGAAACAACCTTTAAACGTAGCACACTCAACAAATATTCAATGACCGTGCATAAGGTGATCACCATTCTTAATCCCAAAGGTGAACGCTTTTCCGGCATCTACGTTGGTTACGATCAGGATTCAGAAATAAGCGAACTCAAAGGTTACCTGTACGATGCAAAGGGCACAGCAATTGGCTCCATCCGAAAAAACGACTTTTCCGACGTAGCCGCCACCGGTAGCAGCACGCTGCTAAGCGACGACCGTGCAAAATATTTTGAACCGGCCATTAACAAATACCCGTACACCATCGCATACACTTACACGGTCGACTACAAAAGCATCCTCAAGTTTTCCAACTGGATTCCCTGCGAGGATTTCTATGTTTCGGTGGAAGATGCCAAACTTACGGTGAGTTCGCCCGACGAGTTCGACATTCGCTACAAAAGCCGGAATTACGATTTCCAGTTTGAAGAGCAAAAAGCCGAAGGGACAACGACAATGAGCTGGTCGGCAAAAAGCCTGAAAGCTTCGGTTTACGACTACGGGCGATTGGGCTATTACGAGATCTTCCCCATCGTAATTGTCATGCCCAACCAGTTTAGCTTCGATGGTTTCGAAGGAGATTTCACCAGCTGGGAAACTTATGGCCAATGGGTTTATCAATTACTCTCCGGTCGCGACGAACTCCCGCAAAGCACGATCGCCGAGATCGAGAAACTGACAGCGGGGATAACTGATGAGCACGAAAAAGTAAAGGTCTTGTACAAATACCTGCAGCAGAAAACCCGCTACGTAGCCATCATGTACGGCATTGGAGGATTCCAACCCGCACCTGCCAGCAATGTGGATGAAAAAGGCTACGGCGACTGTAAAGCGTTGAGCAACTACATGCGTAGTCTACTGGAGCATGTCGGTATTCGTGCCTACTACACTGAAATTGGCAACGGGCTGGATCAGAAAATCATCTACCCCGAATTCGCAACGGCAAGCCAAACCAACCATGTCATCCTGTGCGTTCCCTTTGAGCAAGACACGACCTGGCTCGAGTGCACCAGCCAGAATTACCCGGCGGGATACATCGGAACTTCCAACTCGGACCGATATGCCCTGATGATTACCGAAGAAGGTGGAAAACTGGTTAGAACACCGGTTTATCGCACCAACGACAATCGCAGAGAAAGCACTATCAGACTGAACCTTTCGGAAAGCGGCCCTACCGAAGTCAACCTTCAGAGCGACTTTAAAAACGGGCAGTTTGAAGAAATCTTTGGACTTGCGCACCTGTCGCGCGACGATCAAAAGAAGATCCTGCTGCGCCACCTGGATGCCGACGGACTCGAGCTAAGCGACTATTCTGTCTCGGATTTGACTGACACGGTAACCATGGCGCGCCTGAACGTCAATGGCAAAATGAGCGGCGTTTGTTCAAAAGCCGGCACCCGGCTGATGGTAAAACCGAGCTTTCTGTTTTCGAACGATTTCCCCAAAAGCCTGAGCAAAAAACGGACAACCGCTTTGTACGAACCTGTGGGCTATGAATACTGCGACTCACTGGTGATAAACCTGCCCGAATCGTACGAGGTTGAATTTACGCCGGAGGACAAAAGCCTGGAAAACCAGTACGGCGCTTGCAACTATCGCTATCAGAAAAACGAAAAGCAAATGATCATCGAGCGGAAAATCCACATCAACAAAGGCACCTACGAGCCTGATCAATTCATGATGGTGAACCTGTTCCTGGCCTTTTGCGACAAAATGGACCACACCGGATTCGTTCTGAAAAAGAATAATTAG